In Alteromonas sp. RKMC-009, the genomic stretch CATCCCCGGCAACGGAGTCTGCCACGATGCCACCGCCTGCCCAGCAATGCAGCCGGCCGTTTTCAGCCAGCAGTGTGCGGATAAGAATACTCGAGTCCATATCTTGCCTGTGTCCGACATAAAAAATACTGCCGCAATACACATTACGCCGGTCGGGCTCTAATTCATCGATAATTTCCATGGCGCGGATTTTGGGTGCACCGGTGATAGAGCCGCCGGGAAAGGCACCAGCCAGTAAATCAAGAGGGCTTGCTCCTGTATTCAACTTTCCGGTAACCGTACTGACCATATGGTGCACAGCTTCATAACTTTCAAGGGCAAATAATGCCGGTACCTTCACAGAGCCGGGCTGGCAATGTTTACTGAGATCGTTACGTAGCAAATCCACGATCATCAAATTTTCAGCACGGTCTTTTTCAGCCGATAACAAATCTTCCGCACTGGCACGGTCTTTATCCTTATCGGCAAAGCGTGGCCGGGTGCCTTTAATGGGTTTCGTTTCCACACAACCGTCTTTCACTGATAAAAAACGCTCAGGAGAAATACTCAGGATGGCGGTATTGTCTAGGCGGATAAAAGCGGAAAACGGCGCTTTGTTTGCGGTGCGAAGGGTTTTGTAAGCGTCCCATTCGCTACCGTTAAATGTCGCGGTAAAGCGCTGGGCCATGTTGACCTGATAGCAGTCACCGGCGAGCAGATAATCATTAATAGTTTCAAGGGCGCTGATGTATTCCGGCTCTGTCAGGTTAGACTGCCAGGCGCCTGTTAATGAAAATGAACCGGCTTTTGCCAGTTTATCTTCCCGCGTTATGAAGTCAGGCTGTGAAGGTTTGTCATCCAGCCTGCAATAATATAATTTTCCGGTTTCGTTATCTTCAATCAGCGACTGCGAGTACAGTCCGGCAGCAAGATCGGGACAAAGGTAATCATTGCGGGCCTTTGAAGGTAAGGTTTCATAACTGCGCCCCAGATCATAACCTGCCAGCCCCACCGTACCTGTTTGAAAAGGTAACTGTTCAAGTATTTCTTGCGGTACATCACTCACTGTTTGTAACGCAGAAAAGTAATGGCGCTGAACGGTATCAAGAACTGCCAGAGGTTTACCGTTGGCTTCAACGGAGTCATCAGAACCCGGACGGGATATCGTAGTGATATTATTGCGGGTTATTACAGTGATATCCGGTTCCCACACCATAATATTGAACCGGCCAAAGCGTTTGTCGCTGCCGGCAGTATCCAGCAGCATGGCATAAGGCTGGTGCTGCACGCTTTCAAAAAGGCCGGTCAGAGGCGGATACCCACTTATCTCTGATATTAACAGGGTAGTCGACGGCGGGGTGTACAGATGTTCACTCATGGAAGAAACTAGCTTACTAACCTATATAAATAAAACGCATAACCGACACCAAAGTCGCACGTGTAAAGCGTGGTGCAGGTTGTCAAGATGCGCTAGTATACGCTTTTTCCTTTCCCTAACACCACAAAGGCTATAAGAAAAGAGGACGCCATGACCGTTATCCGTCAACAAGACTTCATCGATAGTATTGAAGATGCGCTTCAATTTATTTCCTACTATCACCCGCTGGATTATGTCAAAGCCGTAGAACAGGCCTACCTTAAAGAGCAAAGCCAGGCCGCGAAAGATGCCATGGCGCAAATTCTTATCAACTCCCGTATGTCTGCCGAAGGTAAACGTCCTCTGTGTCAGGATACCGGTATTGTTACGTGTTTCGTTAAAATTGGTATGGGTGTCACCTGGGATAAAACCGATCTGACTGTTCAGCAAATGGTTGATGAAGGCACACGCCGTGCGTATA encodes the following:
- the pabB gene encoding aminodeoxychorismate synthase component I, with product MSEHLYTPPSTTLLISEISGYPPLTGLFESVQHQPYAMLLDTAGSDKRFGRFNIMVWEPDITVITRNNITTISRPGSDDSVEANGKPLAVLDTVQRHYFSALQTVSDVPQEILEQLPFQTGTVGLAGYDLGRSYETLPSKARNDYLCPDLAAGLYSQSLIEDNETGKLYYCRLDDKPSQPDFITREDKLAKAGSFSLTGAWQSNLTEPEYISALETINDYLLAGDCYQVNMAQRFTATFNGSEWDAYKTLRTANKAPFSAFIRLDNTAILSISPERFLSVKDGCVETKPIKGTRPRFADKDKDRASAEDLLSAEKDRAENLMIVDLLRNDLSKHCQPGSVKVPALFALESYEAVHHMVSTVTGKLNTGASPLDLLAGAFPGGSITGAPKIRAMEIIDELEPDRRNVYCGSIFYVGHRQDMDSSILIRTLLAENGRLHCWAGGGIVADSVAGDEYQETLDKVSKILPVLETKREPQ